One Chloroflexota bacterium DNA segment encodes these proteins:
- a CDS encoding RraA family protein encodes MSVSGPLDETTFAALKAADSPTVSNAIEELGVRDHRVGFAGSKVRCIYPELGVTLGYAVTAQIDTTGPGPIEVGRGMREFAELLAAAPKPAIVVVQDVGPHKARAAMFGDYAATLYRAIGAVAFVTDGAIRDIDQMREMRFPCFAAGTSVSHGNPRRITMDIPIEIDGMVVEPGDLIHGDVNGLLNVPLAAAADLPAQIEHVRVTERAAMDALIGPNASVDEALSKMGH; translated from the coding sequence ATGTCGGTATCCGGGCCGCTCGACGAAACCACCTTTGCCGCGCTGAAGGCCGCCGACAGCCCCACGGTGTCGAACGCCATCGAAGAGTTGGGCGTGCGCGACCACCGGGTCGGCTTTGCCGGATCGAAGGTGCGCTGCATTTACCCGGAGCTTGGCGTGACGTTGGGCTACGCCGTCACCGCGCAGATCGACACCACGGGACCCGGCCCGATCGAGGTGGGCCGTGGCATGCGGGAGTTCGCCGAGCTGCTGGCCGCCGCCCCCAAGCCCGCGATCGTCGTGGTGCAGGACGTCGGCCCGCACAAGGCGCGCGCCGCAATGTTCGGCGACTATGCCGCCACGCTCTACCGCGCCATTGGCGCTGTGGCATTCGTCACCGACGGCGCCATTCGCGACATTGACCAAATGCGCGAGATGCGCTTTCCGTGCTTCGCGGCGGGCACGTCGGTCTCCCACGGCAACCCGCGGCGCATCACGATGGACATTCCGATCGAGATCGACGGCATGGTGGTCGAGCCGGGCGACCTGATCCACGGCGACGTGAACGGCCTGCTCAACGTGCCGCTGGCGGCTGCGGCGGACCTTCCCGCCCAGATCGAGCACGTGCGCGTCACGGAGCGGGCGGCCATGGACGCGCTGATCGGGCCGAATGCCTCGGTGGACGAGGCGCTCTCCAAGATGGGGCACTGA
- a CDS encoding NADP-dependent oxidoreductase — MTATPTNTQVVLARRPTGVPRVDDFEIVESPIPRPTAGEVFVRTIYVSVDPYMRGRLWRRPLRGQPIALGQVMIGEGVGEVVFSSDPRLREGEIVRGEFGWQKYAVTTLEHLEIIDRNAAPLSTALGILGMPGLTAYYGMLEVARPRAGDTVVVTGAAGAVGSAAGQIAKLQGCRVVGTCGSDAKCMYLVNELGFDAAINYRTQPLDDGLASACPDGIDVIFENVGGEVLEALLRRINLHARIALCGAISQYHSRELAPVPPHSRTLHSRRARMEGFLVNDFEDRDPEAMAALTEWVTTGQLTYRENIVAGIENAPAAFVGLFTGENTGKQLVRVSSEDVSVRESQ, encoded by the coding sequence GTGACAGCCACCCCAACCAACACCCAGGTCGTCCTGGCCCGCCGGCCGACGGGCGTGCCGCGGGTTGACGACTTCGAGATCGTCGAGTCGCCGATTCCGCGGCCCACGGCCGGCGAGGTGTTCGTGCGCACGATCTACGTTTCCGTCGATCCCTACATGCGCGGGCGCCTGTGGAGGAGGCCGCTGCGCGGGCAGCCGATTGCCCTCGGCCAGGTGATGATCGGCGAGGGCGTGGGCGAGGTGGTCTTTTCCAGCGACCCGCGACTGCGCGAGGGCGAGATCGTGCGCGGTGAGTTCGGGTGGCAGAAATACGCCGTCACGACGCTGGAACACCTGGAGATCATCGACCGTAACGCCGCACCGCTCTCGACCGCGCTCGGCATCCTGGGCATGCCCGGCCTGACGGCCTACTACGGCATGCTCGAAGTGGCGCGACCGCGCGCGGGCGACACCGTGGTGGTCACGGGCGCCGCGGGGGCCGTGGGCAGCGCCGCCGGGCAGATCGCCAAGCTGCAGGGCTGCCGCGTGGTGGGCACCTGCGGCAGCGACGCCAAGTGCATGTACCTGGTCAACGAGCTGGGCTTCGACGCGGCGATCAACTACCGCACCCAGCCGCTGGACGACGGGCTCGCCAGCGCCTGCCCCGACGGCATCGACGTGATCTTTGAAAACGTGGGCGGCGAGGTGCTGGAGGCCCTGCTGCGGCGCATCAATCTCCACGCCCGCATCGCCCTCTGCGGCGCAATCTCGCAGTACCACTCCCGAGAGCTTGCGCCGGTGCCGCCGCACTCGCGCACCCTCCACAGCCGCCGCGCGCGCATGGAGGGATTCCTGGTCAACGACTTCGAGGACCGCGACCCTGAGGCCATGGCCGCGCTCACCGAGTGGGTCACGACCGGCCAGCTCACCTACCGCGAGAACATCGTGGCGGGCATCGAGAACGCGCCGGCGGCGTTCGTGGGGCTGTTCACCGGCGAAAACACCGGCAAGCAGCTGGTTCGGGTGAGTTCGGAAGACGTGTCGGTCCGCGAGTCGCAATGA
- a CDS encoding phytanoyl-CoA dioxygenase family protein yields MSRTHSCEPAMTDEDVVWFCRNGYWILEAAVPDAINRRALDYLASNTKGEPTEILREDWFVDGVILNPAAAGAVRSLLGDGFALPTLMANHRGRGPAKPQDWHRDSGSRHGPELNYLQVFYYPQDVPPEMGPTELLPGSHFLYQREKHMAHYGAIKGGVLTSGPAGSIFITAYNIWHRRAARTAPAAAGVRHLLKYNYWRTADPQRDWIVNPEFDVASADFVVDGLRFADGVRDCVDAAEMYFWLCGKIDEFHYLGGQSWPADILLTKPEPGTDERARYRRRYGVPGDITDRRERPPGRVR; encoded by the coding sequence ATGAGTCGCACCCACTCCTGCGAACCCGCGATGACGGATGAGGACGTGGTGTGGTTTTGCCGCAACGGCTACTGGATTCTCGAAGCGGCCGTGCCGGACGCGATCAACCGGCGAGCGCTGGACTATCTGGCGTCGAACACGAAGGGGGAACCCACTGAAATCCTGCGAGAGGACTGGTTCGTCGATGGCGTGATTCTCAACCCCGCAGCCGCCGGGGCGGTGCGCTCGCTGCTGGGAGACGGCTTCGCCCTGCCGACGCTGATGGCCAACCACCGCGGCCGGGGCCCGGCCAAGCCGCAGGATTGGCACCGGGACAGCGGCTCACGCCATGGCCCGGAGCTCAACTACCTGCAGGTCTTCTACTACCCCCAGGACGTGCCGCCGGAGATGGGTCCCACGGAGCTGCTGCCGGGCTCACACTTCCTCTACCAGCGGGAAAAGCACATGGCGCACTACGGGGCGATCAAGGGCGGCGTGCTCACCTCCGGGCCGGCCGGTTCGATCTTCATCACCGCCTACAACATCTGGCACCGCCGGGCGGCCCGCACGGCGCCGGCGGCGGCCGGCGTGCGCCACTTGCTCAAGTACAACTACTGGCGCACCGCCGACCCGCAGCGAGACTGGATCGTGAACCCGGAGTTCGACGTCGCGTCGGCGGACTTCGTTGTCGACGGGCTGCGGTTCGCCGACGGGGTCCGAGATTGCGTAGACGCCGCCGAGATGTATTTCTGGCTCTGCGGAAAGATCGACGAGTTTCACTATCTGGGCGGTCAGTCGTGGCCCGCGGACATTTTGCTGACCAAGCCCGAGCCCGGCACCGACGAGCGTGCCAGATACCGCCGTCGCTACGGCGTGCCGGGCGACATCACCGATCGACGGGAGCGGCCACCAGGGCGCGTCCGATGA
- a CDS encoding sugar phosphate isomerase/epimerase, giving the protein MALKYSVVLATLASSPGGQVWEDPDTVLGAVAEAGYDGVDLDAEPDRIDEALFYAVVDKARNLGLSVPSLLGAWGGWHAGEERDLASSDESKRRYAVDYAKRCLDLGATLDEPPVYEICAVSFVPEYPVTTRPLAELRHQFEQSAREIAAHAETVGVPVAIEPVNRFEGYAGFMNSVVEAVAVVEAVGSDHLGIVADFFHLNIEDGPVTEALRTAGKHLMHIHLADSNRQMPGTGHLDFSDIVRVLDAIGYEGYLSIDCVPAKPDWRTVLTSTREFMGQIEAGVDLQRRLASVA; this is encoded by the coding sequence ATGGCGCTGAAGTACTCGGTGGTGCTGGCGACGCTGGCGAGCAGCCCCGGCGGACAGGTGTGGGAGGACCCGGACACGGTGCTGGGCGCCGTGGCCGAGGCAGGCTACGACGGCGTCGACCTGGACGCCGAACCCGACCGTATCGACGAGGCGCTGTTCTACGCCGTGGTCGACAAGGCGCGGAACCTGGGGCTGAGCGTTCCCTCGCTGCTCGGGGCCTGGGGCGGCTGGCACGCGGGCGAGGAGCGCGATTTGGCGTCGAGCGATGAGTCGAAGCGCCGCTACGCCGTCGACTACGCCAAGCGCTGCCTGGACCTGGGCGCGACGCTGGACGAGCCGCCCGTATACGAGATCTGCGCGGTGTCGTTCGTGCCCGAGTACCCGGTGACCACCAGGCCGCTAGCGGAGCTTCGGCATCAGTTCGAGCAGTCGGCGCGCGAGATCGCGGCTCACGCCGAGACCGTGGGCGTGCCGGTGGCCATCGAGCCCGTCAATCGCTTCGAGGGCTACGCCGGGTTCATGAACTCGGTCGTCGAAGCGGTCGCGGTGGTCGAGGCGGTGGGATCGGATCACCTGGGCATCGTGGCCGACTTCTTCCACCTCAACATCGAGGACGGTCCGGTCACGGAGGCGCTGCGGACCGCGGGCAAGCACCTCATGCACATCCACCTGGCCGACAGCAATCGCCAGATGCCCGGCACCGGCCATCTCGACTTCAGCGACATCGTGCGCGTGCTCGACGCCATTGGCTACGAGGGCTACCTCTCGATTGACTGCGTGCCGGCCAAGCCCGACTGGCGCACCGTGCTCACGTCGACGCGCGAGTTCATGGGCCAGATCGAGGCCGGCGTGGACCTGCAGCGGCGTCTGGCGAGCGTCGCGTAG
- a CDS encoding phytanoyl-CoA dioxygenase family protein: MTLTKRTYSCAPTMTDDDVIWFCRNGYWILEGVVPDEINQRAMAYLDDHPISEPSEILEEDWFIENVICNPAAAGAVRSLLGDNFTLPVLMSNHRGTAPRHPQDWHRDGGSRYGPEVNYLQVFYYPQDVPPEMGPTELLPGSHFLYQREKHMAHYDAIKGSVLTAAPAGSIFLTSYNIWHRRGARTAPTGIRNLLKYNYWRTEDPGRDWIQEPHFDIEFADFVVDTLRHSELMRDCVDAAEMYFWLCGKSDEFQYLGGQGWPGDIPENKATPEAIERTRYRHRYGVPGDMTDRGNRRAARIW, from the coding sequence ATGACGCTGACCAAGCGCACCTACTCCTGCGCGCCCACCATGACCGACGACGACGTGATCTGGTTCTGCCGCAACGGCTACTGGATTCTGGAAGGCGTGGTGCCGGACGAGATCAACCAGCGGGCGATGGCCTACCTCGACGACCATCCGATCTCGGAACCTTCGGAGATCCTGGAAGAGGATTGGTTCATCGAGAACGTGATCTGCAATCCGGCGGCGGCCGGGGCGGTGCGCTCGCTGCTCGGCGACAACTTCACGCTGCCCGTTCTGATGTCGAACCATCGCGGCACCGCCCCGCGGCATCCGCAGGACTGGCACCGGGACGGCGGCTCACGCTATGGCCCGGAGGTGAACTACCTCCAGGTGTTCTACTACCCGCAGGACGTGCCGCCGGAAATGGGCCCGACGGAGTTGCTGCCGGGCTCGCACTTCCTTTACCAGCGCGAGAAGCACATGGCCCACTACGACGCGATCAAGGGCAGCGTGCTGACCGCCGCGCCGGCGGGCTCGATCTTCCTCACGTCCTACAACATCTGGCACCGGCGCGGGGCGCGCACGGCGCCGACCGGGATTCGAAACCTGCTCAAGTACAACTACTGGCGCACGGAGGACCCCGGGCGCGACTGGATCCAGGAGCCGCACTTCGACATCGAGTTCGCGGACTTCGTGGTGGACACCTTGCGCCACTCGGAGCTGATGCGGGACTGCGTGGACGCCGCCGAGATGTATTTCTGGCTCTGCGGCAAGTCCGACGAGTTTCAATACTTGGGCGGCCAGGGCTGGCCGGGCGACATCCCGGAGAACAAGGCCACGCCCGAGGCGATCGAGCGCACGCGCTACCGCCACCGCTACGGCGTGCCCGGCGACATGACCGATCGAGGGAATCGGCGCGCCGCGCGCATCTGGTGA
- a CDS encoding phytanoyl-CoA dioxygenase family protein, whose translation MSWDIERHAAELERDGYTILERVLPQDEIDSSVAAIEETLASEETIGRKYGLQSANLRMVFNAQAKHRHFHGLPLRYPAPIEVARRVLGNDMFAHDVTIRVPMPTGEKDHKRFGGNLHADWSDFTVKPFVGGRHYALGIQAAWALTEFSTTTGGPVVWPGSHLTNEIPPEDSVSLPPGWKIAEAPAGSVLMWDASLWHTGGTNRGDGPRYSLILFFQRWWVKGFNDSYRYMPPEMRAQMSLEERKLWGQEAGVPPNTHFRGMSQEQIEALTPEEQAVLNIAAY comes from the coding sequence ATGAGCTGGGACATCGAGCGGCACGCAGCCGAGCTCGAGCGCGACGGCTACACCATCCTGGAGCGTGTGCTGCCGCAGGACGAAATTGACTCCTCGGTCGCGGCGATCGAGGAGACGCTGGCCTCCGAAGAGACCATCGGGCGCAAATACGGCCTGCAGAGCGCCAACCTGCGGATGGTGTTCAACGCGCAGGCCAAGCACCGGCACTTCCACGGCCTGCCGCTGCGCTACCCGGCCCCGATTGAGGTGGCGCGGCGGGTGCTGGGCAACGACATGTTCGCCCACGACGTCACCATTCGCGTGCCCATGCCGACCGGCGAGAAGGACCACAAACGCTTCGGGGGCAACCTGCACGCCGACTGGAGCGATTTCACGGTCAAGCCGTTCGTGGGCGGGCGGCACTATGCGCTGGGCATCCAGGCGGCCTGGGCCCTGACGGAGTTCTCCACGACGACCGGCGGGCCGGTGGTCTGGCCGGGGTCTCACCTCACGAACGAGATTCCGCCCGAGGACTCGGTGTCGCTGCCGCCCGGATGGAAGATCGCCGAGGCGCCGGCGGGATCGGTGCTGATGTGGGACGCCAGCCTGTGGCACACCGGCGGCACCAACCGCGGCGACGGGCCGCGCTACTCGCTGATCCTGTTCTTCCAACGCTGGTGGGTAAAGGGATTCAACGACTCCTATCGCTACATGCCCCCGGAGATGCGCGCGCAAATGTCGCTGGAGGAGCGGAAGCTCTGGGGACAGGAAGCCGGGGTCCCGCCGAATACGCATTTCCGCGGCATGAGCCAGGAGCAGATCGAGGCCCTGACGCCGGAGGAACAGGCGGTCCTCAACATCGCGGCGTACTAG